A stretch of the Siniperca chuatsi isolate FFG_IHB_CAS linkage group LG24, ASM2008510v1, whole genome shotgun sequence genome encodes the following:
- the lg24h7orf57 gene encoding uncharacterized protein C7orf57 homolog isoform X1: protein MSKAEMSAAVPNHRRTKPGGIKPGVVNAGATGPTSQIPGLSQSADETSPAERTSGRRVGIFESDSDYVKLAKGGGHKGLLSHDGDADDKPWKPYNPPNWFGDDEANNGNKATSPDSQMKAGMQPLAAPFGTDNGSSWERETDRFSPDKDKMSPDGIADQMQGLSMTSKYKRTSYDKKAPPVSMSKLLSHGYVEDKKKSPNDDDASSVTSEQTSTIATEDVDELE, encoded by the exons ATGTCTAAAGCTGAAATGAGTGCTGCTGTACCCAACCATCGGAGGACAAAGCCTGGTG GCATAAAGCCCGGGGTTGTGAACGCCGGCGCAACTGGACCGACCTCCCAGATCCCTGGTCTGTCCCAGAGCGCTGACGAAACCTCTCCAGCGGAGAGGACCAGCGGACGGCGAGTTGGGATATTTGAGAGTGACTCGGACTACGTCAAGCTTGCAAAGGGGGGGGGACACAAAG GGCTGTTGAGTCATGatggtgatgctgatgacaaACCATGGAAGCCCTACAATCCACCCAACTGGTTTGGAGATGATGAGGCAAACAA TGGAAACAAAGCAACATCTCCCGACAGCCAGATGAAGGCAGGCATGCAGCCTCTGGCTGCACCGTTTGGCACTGATAATGGTTCGTCCTGGGAAAGAGAGACTGATAGATTTTCCCCTGATAAAGATAAG ATGTCTCCTGATGGCATTGCCGATCAGATGCAGGGTCTGTCCATGACCAGCAAATACAAGAGAAC GTCTTATGATAAGAAGGCTCCCCCAGTCAGCATGTCCAAGCTGCTGAGTCATGGCTATGTTGAGGACAAGAAGAAGTCTCCTAATGACGACGATGCCTCAA gtgtgACCTCGGAACAGACGAGCACCATCGCGACGGAGGACGTGGACGAGCTGGAGTAG
- the lg24h7orf57 gene encoding uncharacterized protein C7orf57 homolog isoform X2, which yields MSKAEMSAAVPNHRRTKPGGIKPGVVNAGATGPTSQIPGLSQSADETSPAERTSGRRVGIFESDSDYVKLAKGGGHKGLLSHDGDADDKPWKPYNPPNWFGDDEANNGNKATSPDSQMKAGMQPLAAPFGTDNGSSWERETDRFSPDKDKMSPDGIADQMQGLSMTSKYKRTSYDKKAPPVSMSKLLSHGYVEDKKKSPNDDDASNGP from the exons ATGTCTAAAGCTGAAATGAGTGCTGCTGTACCCAACCATCGGAGGACAAAGCCTGGTG GCATAAAGCCCGGGGTTGTGAACGCCGGCGCAACTGGACCGACCTCCCAGATCCCTGGTCTGTCCCAGAGCGCTGACGAAACCTCTCCAGCGGAGAGGACCAGCGGACGGCGAGTTGGGATATTTGAGAGTGACTCGGACTACGTCAAGCTTGCAAAGGGGGGGGGACACAAAG GGCTGTTGAGTCATGatggtgatgctgatgacaaACCATGGAAGCCCTACAATCCACCCAACTGGTTTGGAGATGATGAGGCAAACAA TGGAAACAAAGCAACATCTCCCGACAGCCAGATGAAGGCAGGCATGCAGCCTCTGGCTGCACCGTTTGGCACTGATAATGGTTCGTCCTGGGAAAGAGAGACTGATAGATTTTCCCCTGATAAAGATAAG ATGTCTCCTGATGGCATTGCCGATCAGATGCAGGGTCTGTCCATGACCAGCAAATACAAGAGAAC GTCTTATGATAAGAAGGCTCCCCCAGTCAGCATGTCCAAGCTGCTGAGTCATGGCTATGTTGAGGACAAGAAGAAGTCTCCTAATGACGACGATGCCTCAA ATGGACCGTGA
- the LOC122872379 gene encoding four and a half LIM domains protein 2-like has product MKADGLQCSVDTSGPSQAGSSSEPHSQDSRLREEISVEMAEPYDCMECKESLYGQKYILKDENPYCIKCYETLFSNNCEVCQGLIGCTSKDLSFKDRHWHSECFLCIKCCRSLVERPFATKDDMLVCIECYSNEYSAKCHACLKTIMPGSKKMVHKGNSWHENCFTCSRCQQPIGTRSFVQKDANNYCLPCYEKQFAQQCFHCKKPITTGGVNYRDQPWHKECFVCTGCKQQLASQRFTSRDDFAYCLECFCDLFAKKCANCTNPISGLGGSKYISFEQRQWHNDCFNCKKCCVSLVGRGFLTCKDDILCPDCGKDF; this is encoded by the exons ATGAAG GCAGATGGACTACAGTGCTCAGTAGACACCTCTGGTCCCAGTCAAGCAGGCTCGTCATCTGAACCTCACTCACAG gaCAGTCGACTCAGAGAGGAGATTTCAGTCGAAATGGCTGAACCCTACGACTGCATGGAGTGTAAGGAGTCCTTGTATGGGCAAAAGTACATCCTGAAGGACGAAAACCCGTACTGCATTAAGTGCTACGAGACACTTTTCTCCAACAACTGTGAAGTGTGCCAAGGGCTCATTGGCTGCACCAGCAAG GATCTGTCCTTCAAGGACCGCCACTGGCACAGCGAATGCTTCCTCTGCATTAAGTGCTGCCGATCTCTGGTGGAGCGGCCTTTTGCAACCAAGGATGACATGTTGGTGTGCATCGAGTGCTACAGCAACGAGTACTCTGCCAAGTGCCATGCATGCCTGAAGACCATCATGCCAG GCTCTAAAAAGATGGTGCATAAGGGCAACAGTTGGCATGAGAATTGTTTCACCTGCAGCCGTTGCCAGCAGCCCATCGGCACCAGGAGCTTCGTGCAGAAGGACGCCAACAACTACTGCTTGCCCTGCTATGAGAAGCAGTTTGCCCAGCAGTGCTTCCACTGCAAGAAG CCCATCACCACTGGAGGAGTGAACTACCGTGACCAGCCCTGGCATAAGGAGTGCTTCGTTTGCACTGGGTGCAAGCAACAGCTGGCCAGCCAGCGGTTCACCTCTCGGGACGACTTCGCCTACTGCCTCGAATGCTTCTGCGACCTGTTTGCCAAGAAATGTGCTAACTGCACCAACCCGATCAGCG GTCTCGGGGGAAGCAAGTACATCTCGTTTGAGCAGCGCCAGTGGCACAACGACTGCTTCAACTGCAAAAAGTGCTGCGTGTCCCTGGTCGGTCGAGGTTTCCTGACGTGCAAAGACGACATCCTCTGCCCCGACTGTGGCAAAGACTTCTGA
- the LOC122872119 gene encoding PI-PLC X domain-containing protein 1-like isoform X2, translating to MADAERLELGGNPDWMSSLPEELLDVPLWNLALPGSHDSMSFCLDVFSPVLRSEPCLLRLIDRLFPCWTRPCVSRWATTQSVLSDQCDLGIRFLDLRIARKPSGDSKLFFAHGIYTLMTVKGALDELANWLDAHPKEIVIISCSHFESLTDEDHVQLVEFIVALFGKKLCSSQDTPTLRSCWSRDQQVVISYGNQQVVLQHPELWTGIPYWYADSPDPKKVIAYLEDLKRRGRPAGFYVSGLNLTEDAPYVLLHPLQNMRKMTMRALSLLLRWVSEQRPGREAGGVNILSCDFVGVGQFCSLVIGLNYKLLGGDITLPARPGASSSDVTDC from the exons ATGGCAGACGCAGAGCGGCTAGAGCTCGGAGGAAACCCGGACTGGATGTCCAGTCTGCCCGAGGAGCTGCTGGATGTCCCGCTGTGGAACCTGGCTTTACCCG GGAGCCATGACAGCATGTCTTTCTGTCTGGATGTCTTCTCTCCTGTCCTGAGATCAGAGCCCTGCCTCCTCAGATTGATTGACAGGTTGTTTCCCTGCTGGACTCGACCCTGTGTCTCCCGCTGGGCCACCACACAG TCAGTCCTCAGTGATCAGTGTGATCTCGGTATTCGTTTCTTGGACCTGCGGATCGCCAGGAAGCCATCGGGAGACAGCAAATTGTTCTTCGCCCACGGCATCTACACACTGATGACTGTGAAGG gggctCTGGATGAACTGGCTAACTGGTTGGATGCTCATCCAAAAGAGATTGTAATCATTTCCTGCTCGCATTTCGAATCGCTGACTGACGAAGATCACGTCCAACTTGTGGAGTTCATCGTCGCGCTGTTCGGGAAGAAACTCTGCTCCTCACAG GACACTCCCACTCTGCGTTCCTGTTGGTCCAGAGATCAGCAGGTCGTTATTTCCTATGGCAACCAGCAGGTGGTGCTGCAGCACCCTGAGCTGTGGACTGGAATACCTTACTG GTATGCCGACAGCCCAGACCCTAAGAAGGTGATTGCCTACCTGGAGGACCTGAAGCGCAGAGGAAGACCAG CTGGTTTTTACGTCAGCGGTCTGAACCTGACAGAAGACGCTCCTTACGTCCTCCTCCATCCCCTCCAGAACATGAGGAAGATGACGATGAGGGCTCTCTCGCTGCTGCTTCGCTGGGTGAGCGAGCAGCGGCCGGGGCGTGAGGCAGGCGGAGTCAACATCCTCAGCTGTGACTTTGTGGGCGTCGGCCAATTCTGCTCACTTGTGATTGGCCTAAATTACAAACTGCTGGGTGGAGACATCACGCTCCCTGCTCGTCCAGGAGCATCTTCCTCAGATGTCACTGACTGTTGA
- the LOC122872119 gene encoding PI-PLC X domain-containing protein 1-like isoform X1: MADAERLELGGNPDWMSSLPEELLDVPLWNLALPGSHDSMSFCLDVFSPVLRSEPCLLRLIDRLFPCWTRPCVSRWATTQQSVLSDQCDLGIRFLDLRIARKPSGDSKLFFAHGIYTLMTVKGALDELANWLDAHPKEIVIISCSHFESLTDEDHVQLVEFIVALFGKKLCSSQDTPTLRSCWSRDQQVVISYGNQQVVLQHPELWTGIPYWYADSPDPKKVIAYLEDLKRRGRPAGFYVSGLNLTEDAPYVLLHPLQNMRKMTMRALSLLLRWVSEQRPGREAGGVNILSCDFVGVGQFCSLVIGLNYKLLGGDITLPARPGASSSDVTDC; this comes from the exons ATGGCAGACGCAGAGCGGCTAGAGCTCGGAGGAAACCCGGACTGGATGTCCAGTCTGCCCGAGGAGCTGCTGGATGTCCCGCTGTGGAACCTGGCTTTACCCG GGAGCCATGACAGCATGTCTTTCTGTCTGGATGTCTTCTCTCCTGTCCTGAGATCAGAGCCCTGCCTCCTCAGATTGATTGACAGGTTGTTTCCCTGCTGGACTCGACCCTGTGTCTCCCGCTGGGCCACCACACAG cAGTCAGTCCTCAGTGATCAGTGTGATCTCGGTATTCGTTTCTTGGACCTGCGGATCGCCAGGAAGCCATCGGGAGACAGCAAATTGTTCTTCGCCCACGGCATCTACACACTGATGACTGTGAAGG gggctCTGGATGAACTGGCTAACTGGTTGGATGCTCATCCAAAAGAGATTGTAATCATTTCCTGCTCGCATTTCGAATCGCTGACTGACGAAGATCACGTCCAACTTGTGGAGTTCATCGTCGCGCTGTTCGGGAAGAAACTCTGCTCCTCACAG GACACTCCCACTCTGCGTTCCTGTTGGTCCAGAGATCAGCAGGTCGTTATTTCCTATGGCAACCAGCAGGTGGTGCTGCAGCACCCTGAGCTGTGGACTGGAATACCTTACTG GTATGCCGACAGCCCAGACCCTAAGAAGGTGATTGCCTACCTGGAGGACCTGAAGCGCAGAGGAAGACCAG CTGGTTTTTACGTCAGCGGTCTGAACCTGACAGAAGACGCTCCTTACGTCCTCCTCCATCCCCTCCAGAACATGAGGAAGATGACGATGAGGGCTCTCTCGCTGCTGCTTCGCTGGGTGAGCGAGCAGCGGCCGGGGCGTGAGGCAGGCGGAGTCAACATCCTCAGCTGTGACTTTGTGGGCGTCGGCCAATTCTGCTCACTTGTGATTGGCCTAAATTACAAACTGCTGGGTGGAGACATCACGCTCCCTGCTCGTCCAGGAGCATCTTCCTCAGATGTCACTGACTGTTGA